A stretch of the uncultured Desulfobacter sp. genome encodes the following:
- a CDS encoding radical SAM protein, whose amino-acid sequence MNILLIVPPVRKDKEPNRFPLGLGYVAANLRNMPNISVRILDLNLARPSDDGRALIMATVNDEIDLVLTGGMLTVFQSISSITDMVKACRPDLPVWVGGSMAAVMKEVILGNSAIDGLLAGEAEYTLPAFVSYLKGDLAGEDVPGLSILRDGRLIQGPVPDRIRSLDELPMPAYDLFDTAAYSKGQADIIASRGCPFKCKFCYRNFGNLTIKRSVDNVLAEMVYLHKHYGVTTFKLEDEIFTINRKYIKEFCKRIQEELPGVRWMTYGRVDTISDGLLQTLKAGGCYGLMMGFEWMDNDILEDMGKQITVEQCDTAARLMLKHEMKIYPGFIIGAPGETIDSVKAVESFCLRHNICINEWQYAFLTAYPGTELYKNLIRDGKIEDEYKYLIALCAQGDTKNLLNNLSTFPDNDLRDLRDSVVENITNYFKKRD is encoded by the coding sequence ATGAATATTCTGCTCATTGTTCCGCCTGTCCGCAAAGATAAGGAACCTAATCGCTTCCCCCTTGGGCTTGGCTATGTTGCAGCTAACCTTCGTAATATGCCTAATATCAGTGTCCGTATTCTAGATCTGAATCTTGCCCGACCATCTGACGATGGCCGTGCCCTCATCATGGCAACCGTGAATGATGAGATAGACTTGGTATTGACAGGCGGGATGCTTACGGTATTCCAGTCCATCTCCTCCATCACAGATATGGTCAAGGCCTGTCGCCCGGACCTACCTGTCTGGGTAGGTGGCAGCATGGCTGCCGTAATGAAGGAGGTAATTCTTGGCAATTCTGCTATTGATGGCCTATTGGCCGGAGAAGCGGAATACACACTCCCGGCTTTTGTGAGTTATTTAAAAGGTGATCTGGCTGGTGAAGATGTCCCCGGCCTTTCGATTCTTCGGGACGGCCGCCTGATTCAGGGGCCGGTGCCTGACCGGATCCGCTCATTGGATGAGCTCCCGATGCCTGCGTATGATCTGTTTGACACGGCTGCCTACTCAAAGGGGCAGGCAGATATCATAGCCAGCCGTGGTTGCCCCTTCAAGTGTAAATTTTGTTACCGCAACTTTGGCAATCTGACTATCAAGCGTAGTGTGGACAATGTTCTTGCGGAGATGGTTTATCTGCACAAACACTATGGAGTCACCACCTTTAAACTTGAAGATGAGATTTTTACGATCAACAGGAAATACATCAAAGAATTCTGCAAACGCATTCAAGAAGAACTCCCAGGGGTACGTTGGATGACCTACGGCCGAGTCGATACTATATCCGACGGCTTGCTGCAGACCTTGAAGGCCGGAGGGTGTTACGGCCTGATGATGGGTTTTGAATGGATGGATAATGATATCCTTGAAGACATGGGTAAGCAGATAACCGTAGAGCAGTGTGATACAGCTGCTAGACTGATGCTCAAACACGAAATGAAGATCTACCCCGGCTTCATCATCGGTGCCCCGGGAGAAACGATCGATTCCGTGAAAGCTGTAGAGTCGTTCTGTTTGCGACACAATATATGCATTAATGAATGGCAGTATGCCTTTCTCACTGCCTATCCAGGCACGGAACTCTATAAAAATTTAATACGGGACGGTAAGATTGAGGATGAGTATAAATATCTAATTGCTCTATGCGCACAAGGTGATACCAAAAATCTTTTGAATAATCTATCAACTTTCCCGGATAATGACTTGCGAGACTTGCGAGACTCTGTTGTAGAAAATATTACCAATTATTTTAAAAAGCGTGACTAA
- a CDS encoding methyltransferase domain-containing protein produces MNILVLSGKLMHLFEGYAVARQQGISIDRIYTIALRDKQHEFQQLVAWDLFGIEVEELLPYRELSSGDKAPWLNYRVSLDEPVEHLIFIKRPYYLDTYVVNWFQPKQAHLIIEGYCTRHHNDEIPKAKIPETWTSTVYCLKSLHETSNLGGEVTVIDPTEFESICVAFYDLPYVQFAIRKAKAFIEKGPYALYSVQLPESAFPQNRNPLILSAIERILEDNERLYVKLHPRSITLGKELFKEIFDLCAKYGDRVFVSGLEEDAMIPVDIVTHTSEPSAFYTINSTMCGHYIDKGVSTYLISGKGIAHQAKPLTYFNQSLDLPTVCVDVWNFVPAQQRAFISRMKDLFPENCEGRIFIYGYGKLCKLFIKLMCAFELGIEIELDGIIDEFSDLESTAGIPFYKVEDVDWNKSDSIILGTDFHSKTIRARLETISFPGRVVDLSNDLLLAQRNRFDLRSGERQVGTTLSEIRQDHTLRYEKAIEHIKRKPASFGVDAFAGVGYGSWLIAERLGCHVLGIEGSADAVSHGNQYFTHDRVFLANKIFPFSLPNEACDFVVSIESAEHVRDMNLFIQTLVQAVKPGGTVFISMPNDLSYPRPAKQTPFHYRHILFEPFLEEMGALCPELKLVTFYGQDLYKEEGGALSEDKMVVREAYKEGQILLFAFDKK; encoded by the coding sequence ATGAATATATTAGTCCTGAGCGGAAAACTTATGCACCTCTTTGAAGGATATGCGGTAGCCCGCCAACAGGGAATTTCAATTGATCGAATTTACACAATTGCCTTGCGTGATAAGCAACATGAATTCCAGCAACTTGTCGCCTGGGATCTCTTTGGAATTGAGGTTGAAGAGCTCCTTCCATACAGGGAACTATCCAGTGGTGACAAAGCCCCCTGGTTGAACTATCGTGTTTCATTGGATGAGCCGGTGGAGCACCTTATCTTCATAAAACGTCCCTACTATCTGGATACATATGTGGTTAATTGGTTTCAACCCAAACAGGCCCACTTGATTATCGAGGGATATTGTACGCGCCATCACAATGACGAAATTCCTAAAGCGAAGATTCCGGAAACATGGACCTCCACGGTCTATTGTCTGAAAAGTCTGCATGAGACTTCCAATCTTGGTGGCGAAGTTACTGTGATTGACCCGACAGAATTCGAGTCCATATGCGTCGCATTTTATGACCTCCCCTATGTTCAGTTTGCCATACGCAAAGCAAAAGCATTTATTGAAAAGGGGCCATATGCTTTATATAGCGTGCAACTTCCGGAATCCGCCTTTCCACAGAATCGCAACCCCCTGATTCTAAGCGCAATCGAACGTATCCTTGAGGACAATGAGCGGTTGTACGTTAAACTACACCCTCGATCCATTACCCTGGGAAAAGAATTGTTCAAAGAGATTTTTGACCTTTGTGCAAAATACGGTGACCGGGTTTTTGTCAGTGGTTTGGAAGAGGATGCCATGATTCCAGTAGACATTGTCACTCATACCAGTGAACCATCTGCTTTTTATACTATAAATTCAACCATGTGTGGTCATTACATAGACAAAGGCGTCTCCACCTATCTTATTTCCGGTAAAGGCATTGCGCATCAAGCCAAGCCCCTGACATATTTTAACCAGTCTCTTGATTTGCCGACAGTTTGTGTTGATGTTTGGAACTTTGTACCAGCCCAACAAAGGGCTTTTATCAGCCGCATGAAGGATTTGTTTCCCGAAAATTGTGAAGGACGCATCTTCATCTATGGTTATGGCAAACTGTGCAAGTTATTTATTAAATTGATGTGCGCCTTTGAGCTTGGTATTGAAATTGAACTGGACGGTATCATCGATGAGTTCTCGGACCTGGAAAGTACTGCCGGCATCCCATTTTACAAAGTTGAGGATGTCGATTGGAACAAAAGCGATTCAATCATTCTGGGTACTGATTTCCATTCAAAAACCATACGTGCCCGCCTTGAAACAATTAGTTTTCCCGGCCGGGTGGTAGACCTCTCTAACGACCTGCTTCTTGCCCAAAGGAATCGGTTTGACTTACGCAGTGGTGAACGGCAGGTAGGAACTACCCTGTCGGAAATCCGTCAGGATCACACATTGCGTTATGAAAAAGCAATTGAGCACATCAAGCGAAAGCCCGCATCGTTTGGGGTTGACGCATTTGCTGGTGTTGGCTATGGTAGCTGGTTGATAGCCGAACGGCTTGGTTGTCACGTTCTGGGAATAGAGGGTAGCGCCGATGCAGTTTCGCATGGCAACCAATACTTCACACACGACCGTGTTTTTCTCGCCAACAAGATTTTTCCTTTTTCTCTGCCCAATGAAGCCTGTGATTTTGTCGTTAGTATTGAGTCGGCAGAACATGTTCGTGATATGAACCTATTCATTCAAACCCTTGTTCAGGCTGTCAAACCCGGGGGAACCGTTTTCATCTCCATGCCGAATGACTTATCCTATCCACGTCCGGCCAAGCAGACACCCTTCCATTATCGCCATATACTCTTTGAACCGTTTTTGGAAGAAATGGGGGCTTTGTGCCCGGAATTGAAACTGGTCACCTTCTATGGTCAGGATCTGTATAAGGAAGAAGGAGGCGCTTTGTCGGAAGACAAAATGGTAGTTCGTGAAGCCTACAAAGAGGGGCAAATCCTGTTGTTCGCATTCGACAAAAAGTAA
- a CDS encoding radical SAM protein — MGSPFSFVIRDHFRSDLTRKEAIGLFRHSIKMVEIEPFSYCNRTCWFCPNSFIDRRTSCEFMPMSLFDSILKQLAEIEYTGMISLGRYNEPMSQAEIIDYVECAARNCPNAVMHFNTNGDYLTRRFVDQLYAKGLKSLNIQMYFNKTDLINVSTVRERLKRVSNTLGLEPKTVFEKTKRGHYLYQFDYKGLNLRSQAKMFERNGCDRGGTLEINSQSPRTSPCLSPFWHIYVDYNGKVMPCCNLRSDISEHIPYIVADLNESPDIFEAYTNQTAVNWRRKLAVISPKEAPCSTCSFVTYNPADIADDMDRIELYLHPPDESDS; from the coding sequence ATGGGATCGCCCTTTAGTTTTGTAATCCGTGACCACTTCAGATCCGATTTGACCCGCAAGGAAGCAATTGGCCTATTCCGACATTCTATCAAGATGGTCGAGATCGAACCGTTTTCCTATTGTAACCGAACGTGCTGGTTCTGCCCAAATTCATTTATTGACCGGCGAACTTCCTGTGAATTCATGCCAATGTCTTTGTTTGATAGCATTCTCAAACAACTTGCTGAGATCGAATACACCGGAATGATCAGTCTGGGACGGTACAATGAGCCAATGTCACAAGCGGAGATCATTGATTATGTTGAATGTGCTGCTCGGAATTGCCCGAATGCCGTGATGCATTTCAACACCAACGGTGATTATCTCACTAGGCGTTTTGTCGATCAGTTATATGCGAAGGGTTTGAAGAGCTTGAATATACAAATGTACTTTAACAAGACTGACTTAATCAATGTCTCGACAGTTCGGGAACGTCTGAAAAGAGTAAGTAACACGTTGGGATTGGAGCCAAAAACCGTCTTTGAAAAAACCAAACGCGGGCATTACCTATATCAATTTGATTATAAGGGGTTGAACTTACGTAGCCAGGCAAAAATGTTTGAGAGAAATGGCTGTGACCGTGGTGGAACCCTTGAGATAAATTCGCAAAGCCCGCGGACTTCACCCTGTTTGTCCCCTTTCTGGCATATCTACGTGGATTACAATGGGAAGGTGATGCCATGCTGCAATCTGAGATCAGACATCAGTGAACATATACCCTACATTGTTGCTGACCTCAATGAGTCGCCGGATATTTTTGAGGCCTATACAAATCAGACCGCAGTTAACTGGCGCCGTAAATTGGCCGTCATTTCACCTAAAGAGGCCCCCTGCTCCACGTGTTCCTTTGTAACCTATAATCCTGCCGATATTGCCGATGATATGGATAGAATCGAACTGTATCTGCACCCTCCCGATGAATCCGACTCTTAA
- a CDS encoding Gfo/Idh/MocA family oxidoreductase, translating to MKKVITYGSYDLFHNGHYRLLERAKKLGGYLIVGVTTEYYDNSRGKLNVVDSLMTRIESVKKTGFADEIIIEDHDGQKLEDIIKYGIDIFTVGSDWTGTFDFLKEYCDVIYLERTKMVSSTMLREQKFPIIKLGMIGTGRVAVRFPEELKYVSGIELTSVYNPRIDSAKKYAAQFELGLATDNKDEFYESIDAVNIASPHETHIDYIMEALERGKHVLCEKPMCLKEADAIKAFELAKAKRLILMEGIKTAYAPGFVQLIGVARSGVIGNIRDVEAGFTKLIPHQTRELTDFDHGGSFTELASYTLLPILKLMGCNYEKVSFESLKQDDGIDIYTKAYFYYKNALGTAKTGLGIKSEGQLLISGTKGYILAKSPWWLTKGFEICFEDTSKNEFIATKFLGEGFRYEISDFVKMIRGSLNGYEERLTVEESVAMAKLMEKFLSQRKKPLTFDVIT from the coding sequence ATGAAAAAAGTAATAACATATGGCTCTTATGACCTTTTTCATAACGGGCATTACAGGCTTCTTGAACGCGCCAAAAAGTTAGGGGGTTATCTGATTGTTGGGGTAACAACGGAATACTATGATAATTCGCGCGGAAAGCTCAATGTTGTAGATTCATTGATGACGCGCATTGAGAGTGTTAAAAAGACAGGGTTTGCAGATGAGATTATTATCGAGGATCACGATGGGCAAAAGCTTGAAGATATTATCAAGTATGGAATTGATATTTTTACAGTGGGATCTGATTGGACGGGAACGTTTGATTTTCTAAAAGAATATTGTGACGTCATCTATCTTGAGAGAACAAAGATGGTTTCCAGCACAATGCTTAGAGAACAAAAGTTTCCAATTATCAAATTGGGGATGATCGGGACCGGTCGTGTTGCAGTAAGGTTCCCGGAAGAATTAAAATACGTTAGTGGAATCGAATTGACATCTGTCTATAATCCAAGAATTGACAGTGCCAAAAAATATGCCGCACAATTTGAGTTAGGATTAGCAACCGATAACAAAGATGAATTTTATGAAAGCATAGATGCTGTAAATATTGCATCGCCACATGAAACACACATTGACTATATTATGGAGGCTCTTGAACGAGGCAAACATGTTTTGTGTGAAAAACCCATGTGCCTTAAAGAAGCGGATGCAATAAAGGCTTTTGAGCTTGCAAAGGCAAAACGTTTAATTCTTATGGAAGGTATAAAAACAGCTTATGCACCAGGATTTGTTCAGTTAATCGGTGTTGCGCGAAGCGGTGTCATCGGTAATATTCGTGATGTAGAAGCAGGCTTTACAAAGCTTATTCCACACCAAACACGAGAGTTAACCGACTTTGATCATGGAGGATCATTCACTGAGTTAGCCTCTTACACGCTTTTGCCGATTTTAAAGTTGATGGGTTGTAACTATGAAAAAGTCAGCTTTGAAAGCTTAAAGCAGGACGATGGTATTGATATCTACACCAAAGCGTATTTTTACTATAAAAACGCCTTAGGCACTGCTAAAACAGGGTTAGGTATCAAATCAGAGGGGCAACTTTTAATCTCTGGAACTAAAGGATATATCCTTGCCAAATCGCCTTGGTGGCTGACCAAAGGATTTGAAATATGCTTTGAGGACACATCGAAAAATGAATTCATAGCAACAAAGTTTTTAGGTGAAGGTTTTAGATATGAAATAAGTGATTTTGTAAAAATGATACGTGGCAGTTTAAATGGATATGAAGAACGATTAACAGTGGAAGAATCAGTGGCAATGGCTAAGCTTATGGAAAAGTTTCTTTCTCAGAGAAAAAAGCCATTAACATTTGATGTCATTACTTAA
- a CDS encoding metallophosphoesterase: MSNDGLELLYRVRTTLHDGAPVPDSFQHIASQAYYANKGDTIELHTRSYVFAVGTYAIERELKYKEEYCYLPDSMWLTYNKDLRPTDYNSDSYTFKENAYYKICFKRADGADVQHSDVEHIKSAFHITGGIRTKHPTMEGMKTYFVQEADRVIQKWRLKTVNKNVGDIFSLMLLTDTHNVLNGTWADTEKNIRYVSEQIALDGIVHLGDLTDGIVSKQRTLQLADEVINGLKSCNIPVFLALGNHDSNYFFNNPEHISIEEQAKLYLNREKTYYCVDSGSIRMVFLSAYDNNRKLRYGYCDAQISWIKTLLHETPDEMNILVFSHDAPLAKLDYWSDEIYNGEKMANIFEAHNVQKKNIIAFMHGHTHADNIYRELSYPIVSIANNKCEDFTCYKPEGSVTQKRNFCDATQDLWDILLFDRSTKSLELVRFGAGKDRSIR; this comes from the coding sequence ATGAGTAATGACGGACTTGAGTTACTATATCGCGTCAGAACGACACTGCATGATGGGGCACCTGTCCCCGATTCTTTTCAACATATTGCATCGCAAGCTTATTATGCAAATAAAGGCGACACAATTGAATTGCATACCAGGTCTTATGTTTTCGCTGTTGGTACATATGCTATTGAGCGGGAACTAAAATATAAAGAAGAGTATTGCTATTTGCCGGACAGCATGTGGCTAACATATAATAAAGATCTTCGCCCTACGGATTATAACAGCGACTCCTATACATTCAAAGAAAACGCATACTACAAAATCTGTTTTAAAAGAGCTGATGGTGCAGATGTCCAGCATTCAGATGTCGAACATATCAAATCGGCGTTCCATATCACAGGAGGTATACGCACCAAACATCCAACAATGGAGGGAATGAAAACATATTTTGTTCAAGAGGCTGATCGCGTAATCCAAAAATGGCGATTAAAAACAGTAAATAAAAATGTCGGCGATATATTTAGTTTGATGCTCCTTACAGATACGCATAATGTTTTAAACGGCACATGGGCAGATACTGAAAAAAATATCCGTTATGTGTCTGAACAAATTGCCCTTGATGGGATTGTACATTTAGGAGATCTAACAGACGGCATAGTCTCAAAACAAAGAACGCTACAGCTTGCAGATGAAGTCATTAACGGGCTTAAGTCATGTAATATCCCTGTATTTTTAGCGTTAGGGAATCACGATTCAAACTACTTCTTTAATAACCCTGAGCATATTTCTATTGAAGAACAAGCAAAGTTATACTTAAATAGAGAAAAAACGTACTATTGCGTGGATTCAGGTTCTATAAGGATGGTTTTCCTGTCAGCATATGACAACAATCGAAAACTTAGATACGGATATTGTGATGCGCAGATAAGTTGGATTAAAACGCTTCTACATGAAACACCTGATGAAATGAATATCCTAGTATTTAGCCACGATGCGCCACTTGCAAAGCTCGATTACTGGAGCGATGAAATTTATAACGGAGAAAAAATGGCTAATATTTTTGAAGCTCACAATGTGCAGAAAAAAAATATTATTGCATTCATGCATGGCCATACACATGCCGATAACATTTATAGGGAGTTATCGTATCCGATTGTGTCGATTGCAAACAACAAGTGCGAAGATTTTACCTGCTATAAGCCTGAGGGTTCAGTAACACAAAAGAGAAACTTTTGCGATGCAACTCAGGATTTATGGGATATTCTTTTGTTTGATAGAAGCACAAAAAGCCTTGAACTGGTGCGTTTTGGTGCGGGCAAAGACAGGAGTATTAGATAA
- a CDS encoding glycosyltransferase, translating to MKNIKNKISACLIVKNEEKMLPRCLNSLKHLIDELIIVDTGSEDNTVKIAESFGAKIYHHPWENDFTKHRNQSISYATGDWIIFIDADEELNGYHLTKAAFKKKLKKQPKRLHCLLIKMLDKNDQGRVVLETRMIRMFRNKVGVRFKGIIHETPVYSGKVGYLDIEFFHYGYALPEAQMQAKYKRNSDLLLKRIEANPKDLDAYFYLFQVYSGMKEKQKTIKIGHQCLKLLQEKKLPYIEASFYYSIYHGLASLYRDAQEYEQAHSIIREGLKVLPDEPDLYYDLASIGYFSNQPDLSIEGGQNYLRVVDDFRNNPSKAITRFIFTISKNAEIVVCFWLIIGLISCDRFHEFLSLWEKYREPMLEKTSFPKIIFEALEKKEAFDILGPVALFLFNRLDKIPVSHHTMIFSFLLFYLSEQTADQNEINSGSGNLLESIIAQYFKTINDYNTIPTGDAVILANFFLGKNKGDLFLDLTLAVFNRELAGLLTVIDNKETIVQGYKKIAEKQKKDRKGRLVILSILSICKQLLSSG from the coding sequence ATGAAGAATATTAAAAATAAAATTTCTGCTTGCTTGATAGTCAAGAACGAAGAAAAGATGCTTCCAAGATGTTTAAACAGTCTTAAGCATCTGATTGATGAGTTGATTATTGTTGATACCGGTTCTGAAGACAATACGGTAAAAATCGCAGAATCATTTGGTGCAAAAATTTATCACCACCCATGGGAGAACGATTTTACCAAACACCGGAACCAGTCAATATCGTATGCTACAGGAGACTGGATCATTTTTATTGATGCTGATGAGGAACTCAATGGTTATCATCTAACCAAGGCGGCTTTTAAGAAGAAATTAAAAAAACAGCCCAAGAGACTGCATTGTTTATTAATAAAAATGCTAGATAAGAACGACCAGGGCAGGGTTGTATTAGAAACCAGAATGATCAGGATGTTCAGAAATAAGGTGGGCGTCCGGTTTAAGGGAATCATTCACGAAACACCTGTTTATTCCGGGAAAGTAGGGTATCTGGATATAGAATTCTTCCATTACGGGTATGCTTTGCCGGAAGCCCAAATGCAGGCTAAATATAAACGAAATAGCGACTTACTGCTAAAAAGGATTGAGGCGAATCCCAAAGACCTTGATGCATATTTTTATTTGTTCCAGGTCTATTCGGGAATGAAAGAAAAACAAAAAACCATCAAAATCGGCCATCAATGCCTTAAACTGCTACAGGAGAAAAAACTACCCTATATAGAAGCTTCTTTTTATTACTCGATTTACCATGGGCTTGCATCCTTATACCGAGATGCACAGGAATATGAACAAGCACATTCTATTATCCGTGAGGGGCTTAAGGTTCTGCCGGATGAACCTGATTTATATTATGATTTGGCTAGTATCGGTTATTTTTCAAACCAACCCGATCTTTCTATAGAAGGTGGACAAAATTATCTTCGCGTAGTTGATGATTTTCGCAATAATCCTTCAAAGGCAATCACAAGATTTATCTTTACAATATCAAAAAATGCTGAAATAGTTGTTTGCTTCTGGTTAATAATTGGTCTTATTTCTTGTGACCGGTTTCATGAATTTTTAAGTCTATGGGAAAAATACAGGGAACCAATGCTTGAAAAAACTTCATTTCCCAAAATTATATTTGAAGCCCTTGAAAAAAAAGAAGCCTTTGATATCCTTGGCCCTGTTGCTCTTTTTCTTTTTAACCGACTTGATAAAATTCCTGTATCCCACCATACAATGATTTTTTCTTTTCTTTTGTTTTATTTAAGCGAACAAACAGCAGATCAAAATGAAATAAACAGTGGATCTGGTAATTTATTAGAAAGCATAATTGCGCAGTATTTTAAAACTATAAACGACTACAATACAATCCCGACAGGTGATGCTGTTATCTTGGCCAATTTTTTCTTAGGTAAAAACAAGGGTGATCTGTTTTTAGACTTGACACTTGCTGTCTTTAATCGAGAGCTTGCAGGTCTATTAACGGTAATTGACAATAAAGAAACAATAGTTCAAGGTTATAAAAAAATTGCCGAAAAACAAAAGAAAGACAGAAAAGGAAGGCTTGTTATTTTATCTATTTTAAGTATTTGCAAACAACTGCTTTCAAGCGGATAA
- a CDS encoding methylated-DNA--[protein]-cysteine S-methyltransferase yields MKYRYINSKIGPLMLAGNTKLELIRFSIKCERKAPGKGWIEDNTIFPDAVSQLAQYFEGRLKQFDLDLNPQGTDFQKKVWQALLTIPYGTTVCYGEIAQRIDNPKACRAVGLANKSNPIPIVIPCHRVIGKNGKLTGFAGGLYLKQILLDLERSN; encoded by the coding sequence ATGAAATACAGATACATCAATTCAAAGATCGGGCCATTAATGCTGGCTGGCAATACAAAGCTTGAACTGATCCGTTTTTCCATTAAATGTGAAAGAAAAGCGCCTGGGAAAGGCTGGATAGAGGACAACACCATCTTCCCCGATGCCGTATCCCAGCTTGCACAATACTTTGAAGGCCGGTTAAAACAATTTGATCTTGATCTGAACCCCCAAGGGACGGATTTTCAGAAAAAAGTCTGGCAGGCGCTGTTAACGATCCCCTACGGGACAACGGTTTGCTATGGCGAGATAGCCCAACGAATTGACAATCCCAAAGCCTGTCGGGCCGTGGGCCTTGCCAACAAATCCAATCCCATACCCATCGTCATTCCCTGCCACCGCGTGATCGGCAAAAACGGAAAATTAACCGGATTTGCCGGCGGCCTATATCTCAAACAGATTCTTCTGGATTTGGAAAGATCCAACTAA
- a CDS encoding fatty acid CoA ligase family protein — protein MTRYTNIAQSLKQSAETFPFKRAVVYPASRDRAGRVLYSQLTFRQLDQQSDSLAAGLDSIGIGRGTRTILMVTPGMDFFLTVFAMFKVGAVPVVVDPGMGIDRMLQCLSQSRPKAFIGIEKAHVLRTLRPGYFKTVKRWVTVGKKWFWGGHTLNQLMNRFPGAPFKQVQTTANETAAIVFTTGSTGPAKGVIYTHGNFEAQIRQIQSHFQIAADEVDLPTFPLFALFDPALGMTAVIPDMDPTKPALVNPVKIIEAIENHGVTNMFASPALLNRVGKYGKENEIKLPSLRRVVSAGAPVSPANIEQFSSMLSDSKQIHTPYGATEAVPIISIGSHEILSETRKLSEQGFGMCVGRPIADTNVKLIEISDEPITQIQDAREVPENQVGEITVKADLVTEHYFNNANADRLAKIQDPDGKIWHRMGDLAWKDSKGRIWFCGRKAHRVETGKETLFTIPVEAIFNNHEKVYRSALTGIGPKNRQIPVVFVEPFEKLSNEKQFIQELSDLAGKNPLTAGIEYIFIEYKFPVDIRHNSKIFREKLAIKARELITG, from the coding sequence ATGACACGCTATACAAATATTGCCCAAAGCCTGAAACAATCCGCTGAAACTTTTCCGTTCAAACGGGCAGTGGTCTACCCAGCCTCCCGGGATCGCGCCGGTCGGGTTTTGTACAGCCAGCTGACCTTCCGCCAACTTGACCAGCAGTCTGACAGCCTTGCCGCAGGTCTTGACAGTATCGGTATTGGCCGGGGGACCCGCACTATTTTAATGGTAACCCCGGGAATGGACTTCTTTCTTACTGTATTTGCCATGTTCAAGGTCGGCGCTGTGCCCGTGGTGGTGGATCCGGGCATGGGGATTGACCGGATGCTGCAATGCCTTTCCCAAAGCCGGCCCAAGGCTTTTATCGGCATTGAAAAGGCCCATGTGCTTCGAACCCTTCGCCCCGGATATTTTAAAACAGTGAAACGGTGGGTGACGGTGGGCAAAAAATGGTTCTGGGGCGGGCATACCCTGAATCAACTGATGAACAGGTTCCCGGGTGCACCTTTCAAACAGGTGCAGACCACGGCGAACGAAACGGCTGCCATTGTGTTTACAACCGGCTCCACAGGGCCTGCCAAGGGCGTCATATACACCCATGGAAACTTTGAGGCCCAGATTCGTCAAATTCAGTCCCATTTTCAAATTGCGGCTGATGAGGTGGACCTGCCCACTTTTCCGCTTTTTGCTTTGTTTGACCCTGCCCTGGGCATGACGGCAGTGATCCCGGACATGGACCCCACAAAACCGGCATTGGTGAATCCCGTAAAAATTATTGAAGCCATTGAGAACCATGGTGTGACCAATATGTTTGCATCCCCGGCGCTTTTGAATCGGGTGGGGAAATACGGAAAGGAAAACGAGATCAAACTGCCCTCATTGCGCCGGGTGGTGTCCGCAGGAGCCCCTGTCAGTCCTGCCAATATTGAACAGTTTTCATCTATGCTCTCCGATAGCAAACAGATTCATACGCCATATGGGGCCACGGAAGCGGTTCCCATTATATCTATCGGTTCCCATGAGATTTTGTCTGAAACCAGAAAATTATCGGAGCAGGGGTTTGGCATGTGCGTGGGGCGGCCCATTGCCGATACAAACGTAAAATTGATCGAAATTTCCGACGAGCCCATCACCCAGATCCAGGATGCCCGGGAAGTACCTGAAAATCAGGTGGGAGAAATAACGGTAAAGGCAGATCTGGTTACCGAGCATTATTTTAACAATGCCAATGCCGATCGTTTGGCCAAAATACAGGACCCTGACGGTAAAATATGGCACAGGATGGGGGATCTGGCCTGGAAGGATTCAAAGGGCAGAATCTGGTTTTGCGGCAGAAAAGCCCACCGGGTTGAAACCGGAAAAGAGACCCTGTTTACCATCCCTGTGGAGGCCATATTCAACAATCATGAAAAAGTTTACCGCAGTGCCCTGACAGGTATTGGCCCTAAAAATCGACAGATTCCCGTGGTGTTTGTGGAGCCTTTTGAAAAATTATCCAACGAGAAACAATTTATTCAGGAATTGTCTGATCTTGCCGGCAAAAACCCTTTGACTGCCGGTATTGAATATATATTTATTGAATATAAATTCCCCGTGGATATTCGTCATAATTCCAAGATTTTCAGGGAAAAACTGGCGATTAAAGCACGGGAGTTAATCACAGGATAA